In one Thermodesulfobium acidiphilum genomic region, the following are encoded:
- the alr gene encoding alanine racemase, translating into MKPWLEIDLDAILSNYKIIKEYTKKDLIPVIKSNAYGMGLIPVANALKDVANLIAIGDIEEVYTLRHSGFEGNLLLIVPIFSKEEAELCVKYDVFTAIDSFDMALFLSEIAKKSGKTVGVHVKVDIGMHRFGVKPEELDSFVEKISYLPNIKIIGIFSHLPLGLNLITQEQLIIFDRISEKYKDLIVHLPNSQNTVENLESLKFIPRCGLLIYGVLPSDVNGLVLKNVVRLKASIVKIHDISAGQSWSYGYSYTAHKDSKIAVISIGYADGLKRALSNNWSAKVKGSICPLRGTINMNFSFLDITDVSNVRVGDEAILLDEDLKIEDMAKAIDTVPHEILVSFRESMKRVYV; encoded by the coding sequence ATACACAAAAAAGGATTTAATACCAGTTATAAAAAGTAATGCTTATGGAATGGGACTTATCCCTGTTGCCAACGCTTTAAAAGACGTAGCAAATCTAATTGCTATTGGTGATATAGAAGAGGTGTATACACTAAGACACTCTGGATTTGAAGGTAATTTACTTCTCATAGTGCCTATTTTTTCTAAAGAAGAAGCTGAACTTTGTGTAAAATATGACGTTTTTACTGCTATTGACTCATTTGATATGGCGTTATTTTTGTCTGAGATAGCAAAAAAGAGTGGTAAAACTGTAGGAGTTCATGTAAAGGTTGATATAGGTATGCACAGGTTTGGCGTCAAGCCAGAAGAGCTGGACAGTTTTGTAGAAAAAATAAGTTATTTGCCTAATATAAAAATAATTGGGATTTTTTCACATTTACCTCTTGGTTTGAACCTCATTACCCAGGAGCAACTTATTATATTTGATAGGATTTCTGAAAAATATAAAGACTTAATTGTTCATTTACCAAATTCTCAGAATACTGTAGAAAATCTTGAATCCCTAAAATTTATACCCAGGTGTGGTCTTTTAATTTATGGAGTTTTGCCTTCTGATGTTAATGGTCTTGTTTTAAAAAATGTTGTAAGATTGAAGGCCAGTATTGTGAAGATCCATGATATCAGCGCAGGACAAAGTTGGTCTTATGGGTACTCTTATACTGCTCATAAAGATTCAAAGATTGCAGTGATTTCGATTGGTTATGCTGATGGCTTGAAGAGAGCACTTTCAAACAATTGGAGTGCTAAGGTTAAGGGGAGTATATGCCCATTAAGGGGAACTATTAATATGAATTTTTCCTTTTTAGACATAACAGATGTTAGCAACGTTCGTGTTGGCGACGAGGCGATTTTATTAGATGAGGACCTTAAAATAGAAGACATGGCTAAAGCAATAGATACTGTTCCTCATGAGATCCTTGTTTCGTTCAGAGAGAGCATGAAAAGGGTTTACGTTTGA
- a CDS encoding branched-chain amino acid ABC transporter substrate-binding protein, whose protein sequence is MKRFGLYGLFFVLIGIGILLVAGCAGQQNKPAGESNVIKIGFAAPLSGSQAEMGTYLKNGALMAIDKINAKGGINGKKLELVAMDDKADPKEAVSVAQKFAADPSIVAVIGHLNSGASIPASAIYHQAGLVMVSPSSTNPKLTEQGFNNVFRVCTTDAMQGPFAAKFVKDKLKKDTAVVLDDKTAYGQGLADEFAKAFQADGGKILMREGINQGDKDFTALLTKIKSLNPQVIYFGGMYPEAGQMVKQMKSLGMNKIDFVSGDGVEDPAFIKIAGADANGTYASNVGPAIEKIPGAKAFIDEYTKKFGNPPGPYALFGYDAALAVITALEKAPKPDRADVLKVMPTVSFEGMLGKTSFDSKGDTTNKILTMFVVKDEKWQPVD, encoded by the coding sequence ATGAAGCGTTTTGGGCTTTATGGATTATTCTTTGTTTTGATTGGAATTGGTATCCTTCTAGTTGCGGGATGCGCAGGTCAACAAAATAAACCTGCAGGTGAATCTAACGTTATAAAAATTGGCTTTGCTGCTCCATTAAGCGGTTCTCAAGCTGAGATGGGCACATATCTTAAGAATGGCGCACTTATGGCCATCGATAAGATAAATGCAAAGGGTGGGATTAATGGTAAAAAGCTTGAACTTGTTGCGATGGATGACAAAGCTGATCCAAAAGAAGCTGTTTCAGTAGCACAAAAGTTTGCTGCAGATCCATCAATAGTGGCTGTTATAGGGCATCTTAACTCGGGAGCTTCTATACCTGCTTCTGCTATTTATCATCAGGCAGGTCTTGTAATGGTTTCTCCTTCTTCAACTAATCCCAAACTTACCGAACAGGGATTTAATAATGTATTTAGAGTTTGTACTACCGATGCTATGCAAGGTCCTTTTGCTGCAAAGTTTGTAAAGGACAAATTGAAAAAGGATACAGCAGTTGTTTTGGATGACAAAACAGCATATGGTCAAGGTCTTGCAGATGAATTTGCAAAGGCATTTCAAGCTGATGGTGGAAAAATATTGATGAGAGAGGGTATAAATCAAGGGGACAAAGACTTTACTGCCCTTTTGACAAAGATAAAATCCTTAAATCCACAAGTTATTTATTTTGGCGGAATGTACCCTGAGGCAGGCCAAATGGTTAAACAAATGAAGTCTCTGGGGATGAATAAGATAGATTTTGTAAGTGGCGATGGAGTAGAAGATCCTGCTTTCATAAAGATCGCTGGCGCAGATGCTAATGGCACTTATGCAAGTAACGTTGGTCCAGCGATTGAGAAAATTCCTGGAGCAAAGGCTTTTATTGACGAATATACAAAGAAATTTGGAAATCCTCCAGGGCCATATGCACTTTTTGGTTATGATGCAGCTCTTGCAGTAATTACTGCTCTTGAAAAGGCACCTAAACCGGATAGAGCTGATGTATTGAAAGTCATGCCAACTGTAAGCTTTGAGGGGATGCTTGGAAAGACATCTTTTGATAGCAAGGGCGATACTACAAACAAGATTCTTACAATGTTTGTAGTTAAAGATGAAAAATGGCAACCTGTTGATTAG
- a CDS encoding HD-GYP domain-containing protein, which translates to MIRIDINRLRDGYKLSSPVLDSKGRLLIGEGIPLDSRMIKHLKELGLQFIPIIVPGYEDITPLEAISKKVEMFMKKEANEIIKTARRTAMINPERIINAIDYVMNDMLAKSKTGIVVDDLRTNKEFLFDHLTRVCIYSGILGTALGLNDLRLRTLMIIAYLHDVGMALIDDESILNGSYITDNPDYRIKEHPKLGRDLCNRAGFPFIVNQSIYQHHERIDGKGYPLGLLEKDITIYAKIVSLVDAYDILTSPLPHRKPYLPNEAIEFIMALSNSAFDKDVLKAFLKKVVPYPPGTLVLLSDNQICVVKDCNNDLPLRPILKTYAYLENNQVKYVDKPTIIDLKSHLDLTIVGQVDSSGKIVDYEGSNISNILKDFEKENNKTEKFTKSYVKKKVIKFKRSAKLVDKNR; encoded by the coding sequence TTGATCAGGATTGATATAAACAGACTTAGAGATGGCTATAAATTGAGCTCTCCAGTACTGGATTCAAAGGGAAGGCTTCTTATAGGTGAAGGTATACCTTTGGATTCGCGCATGATCAAACACCTTAAAGAATTGGGCTTGCAATTTATCCCTATCATTGTTCCCGGATATGAAGACATAACTCCTCTTGAGGCAATATCGAAGAAAGTTGAAATGTTTATGAAAAAAGAGGCTAATGAGATAATTAAAACCGCAAGAAGAACTGCTATGATAAATCCTGAAAGAATTATAAATGCTATAGACTACGTTATGAACGATATGCTTGCAAAGAGTAAGACAGGAATAGTAGTTGATGACCTTAGAACCAATAAGGAATTTTTGTTCGATCATCTTACAAGAGTTTGTATATATTCTGGTATATTGGGTACCGCATTGGGATTAAACGATTTAAGGTTAAGGACTCTTATGATTATTGCATATCTGCATGATGTTGGTATGGCATTGATTGATGACGAAAGCATTTTAAATGGAAGTTATATTACAGATAATCCAGATTATAGAATTAAAGAACACCCAAAGCTTGGAAGAGATTTGTGTAATAGGGCAGGGTTTCCATTTATAGTTAATCAATCAATTTATCAACATCACGAAAGAATTGATGGTAAAGGTTATCCATTAGGGTTGTTAGAAAAAGATATAACAATTTATGCAAAAATAGTTTCACTAGTTGACGCATACGATATACTTACCTCGCCTTTACCTCATAGAAAGCCATATTTACCAAATGAAGCAATAGAATTTATTATGGCTTTAAGCAATAGTGCTTTTGATAAAGACGTTCTAAAAGCCTTTTTAAAAAAGGTAGTCCCATACCCACCCGGAACTTTGGTTTTGTTGTCTGATAATCAAATATGTGTGGTAAAGGATTGTAATAACGATTTGCCTTTAAGACCAATTTTGAAAACTTATGCTTATCTTGAAAATAATCAGGTGAAATATGTTGATAAGCCAACAATAATAGATCTTAAGAGTCATTTGGATCTTACTATTGTAGGACAGGTTGATAGTTCAGGTAAAATTGTTGATTATGAAGGTTCAAACATTTCAAATATCTTAAAGGATTTTGAAAAAGAGAATAATAAAACTGAGAAATTTACTAAAAGTTACGTTAAGAAAAAAGTAATAAAGTTTAAGAGGAGTGCGAAGCTGGTTGATAAAAATAGATAA
- the glmU gene encoding bifunctional UDP-N-acetylglucosamine diphosphorylase/glucosamine-1-phosphate N-acetyltransferase GlmU, with protein MTYNKKIYPVVLCAGVGKRMRSNFPKVLHFVLDKPMLWWVLRSFRGLIDSEPIVVVGKNKDLVSQYFADEKISYVVQNEPLGTAHALLCAYESLKVLSEEDYFLVMPGDMPLIKQNTIKNLCEMSELNNDITFITCNVDDPKGYGRIVRDKNNNFLRIIEEKDAKNDELRINEINVGIYLIKIALLKLLYNIENVNAQGEYYLTDLLEIALKNGHKIGTMEIFDQKEILGVNSQKDLLEAQGVAKRSVIEVHLNNGVQIFDINSTWIGPEVSISSGAKIMPSSVIYGKSKIGSSTIGPFSNIENSTIGDNCNVFYSVIRNSIIGSNVSVGPFSHIREQTVIYDNIRIGNFVELKKTQIESNSKVSHLSYLGDTTVGSNVNIGAGTITCNYDGFDKHRTTIEDDVFVGSDSILVAPVKLSKGSMIAAGSVITRDVPEDSLGIGRASQVNKAGWVKVFKSMKTKKKK; from the coding sequence TTGACATATAATAAAAAGATTTATCCAGTTGTATTGTGTGCTGGCGTAGGGAAAAGAATGAGATCTAATTTTCCTAAAGTATTGCATTTTGTTTTAGATAAGCCAATGTTGTGGTGGGTTTTGAGGTCTTTTCGAGGTTTGATAGATAGTGAGCCTATTGTAGTAGTTGGAAAAAATAAGGATCTTGTTTCTCAGTATTTCGCTGATGAAAAAATAAGCTATGTAGTTCAGAATGAACCACTTGGGACTGCTCATGCACTTCTTTGTGCATATGAAAGTTTAAAGGTGTTGTCTGAAGAAGATTATTTTCTTGTGATGCCTGGAGATATGCCATTAATAAAGCAAAATACCATAAAAAATTTGTGTGAAATGTCTGAATTAAATAATGATATTACCTTTATTACCTGTAATGTTGATGATCCTAAAGGTTATGGTAGGATAGTCAGGGATAAAAACAACAACTTTTTGAGAATAATTGAAGAAAAGGACGCGAAAAATGATGAATTGAGGATAAATGAGATAAATGTTGGCATATATCTCATAAAAATTGCTTTATTAAAGCTACTTTATAACATTGAGAACGTAAATGCCCAGGGAGAGTACTATCTTACAGATTTGTTGGAAATCGCTTTGAAAAATGGACATAAGATTGGTACGATGGAAATCTTTGATCAGAAAGAGATATTAGGCGTTAATTCACAAAAGGATCTTTTGGAGGCACAAGGTGTAGCAAAAAGATCCGTAATTGAGGTTCATTTAAATAATGGTGTTCAAATATTTGATATTAATTCAACCTGGATTGGACCTGAAGTTAGTATAAGTTCTGGTGCGAAGATTATGCCTTCTTCAGTTATATACGGAAAAAGTAAAATTGGTTCTTCAACAATAGGACCTTTCTCAAATATAGAAAACTCAACTATAGGCGATAATTGTAACGTTTTCTATAGTGTTATAAGAAATTCCATAATAGGAAGCAATGTAAGTGTTGGCCCTTTTTCACATATAAGGGAACAAACTGTTATTTATGATAATATTAGAATTGGAAATTTTGTAGAACTCAAAAAAACACAAATCGAGAGCAATTCTAAGGTTTCACACCTATCTTATTTAGGTGATACTACTGTTGGATCAAACGTAAACATTGGTGCTGGAACAATAACCTGCAATTATGATGGTTTTGACAAGCATAGAACTACAATAGAGGATGATGTATTTGTGGGAAGCGACTCGATATTGGTTGCCCCAGTTAAACTTTCGAAAGGGTCAATGATTGCGGCTGGTTCAGTTATTACCAGAGATGTGCCAGAAGATTCTCTCGGCATTGGTAGAGCTTCTCAGGTAAATAAAGCTGGATGGGTGAAGGTTTTTAAGAGCATGAAAACCAAAAAGAAAAAGTGA
- a CDS encoding ribose-phosphate diphosphokinase — protein MDNSSYAIFSGSSNIALSKEVSSFLGRNLGAVNITRFSDGEIYVRVEESVRGKDIFLIQSTSSPVNERLMELLIMVDAFKRASVSSINVIIPYFCYARQDRKVRGREPISAKLVANLIERAGVDRVIGIDFHTGQIQGFFDILVDHLTAIPVFDSYLRSNFELDNLVIVSPDIGGVGRARVLAERMGVPLAVVDKRRPLPNQAEAVNIIGDVIGKRCVVIDDIVDTGGTMVEAAHILKKNGAKEVLGVATHGILSGPAVERLTKSDFSHFIVTNTIYHPDEFYGPKIKIISVARLIAESIKRIALSESVSELFR, from the coding sequence GTGGATAATTCATCGTATGCTATATTTTCTGGTTCTTCGAATATAGCTTTAAGCAAAGAGGTCTCAAGCTTTCTTGGAAGAAATCTTGGGGCTGTAAATATAACTCGTTTTAGTGACGGGGAAATTTATGTTAGGGTAGAAGAATCAGTCAGAGGAAAAGATATATTCCTTATCCAGTCAACTTCTAGTCCAGTAAATGAGAGACTTATGGAACTTTTGATAATGGTTGATGCCTTTAAAAGAGCATCTGTATCTTCTATAAACGTTATTATCCCATATTTTTGTTATGCCAGACAGGATAGAAAGGTAAGAGGTAGGGAACCAATTTCTGCAAAATTAGTTGCAAACCTTATTGAGCGTGCAGGTGTTGACAGGGTTATTGGTATAGATTTTCATACTGGTCAGATTCAGGGCTTTTTTGATATATTGGTTGATCATCTTACTGCTATACCAGTATTTGATTCATATCTTAGATCAAATTTTGAATTAGATAACCTGGTAATTGTGTCTCCAGATATAGGAGGGGTTGGAAGAGCTAGGGTTCTTGCTGAAAGAATGGGAGTTCCTCTTGCGGTTGTAGATAAAAGAAGGCCTCTTCCAAATCAAGCTGAAGCGGTTAATATAATTGGTGATGTTATAGGGAAAAGATGTGTTGTAATTGACGATATAGTTGATACGGGCGGAACTATGGTTGAGGCAGCTCACATATTGAAGAAAAATGGAGCAAAAGAAGTATTAGGGGTTGCAACACATGGTATTTTATCGGGGCCTGCTGTAGAAAGGCTTACAAAATCTGATTTTTCACATTTTATAGTTACAAATACTATTTACCATCCAGATGAGTTTTATGGGCCTAAAATTAAGATTATTTCTGTTGCAAGGCTTATTGCAGAATCTATCAAACGTATTGCTTTATCTGAGTCGGTTAGTGAACTTTTTAGATAA
- a CDS encoding selenium metabolism-associated LysR family transcriptional regulator produces the protein MYLRQFKVFLVAAERESFTQAAKELYLTQPAVSFQIQALEDFFGAKLFKRTGRKVELTDAGDALLPYAKKIIEAMEESKKAIEQVGAAKTGKLVVGASTTIGIYILPPLIAIYRSKYPQTIISIRVENTEGIEEALLRKDIDFGLIEGFVKSSYVKREKFRDDELVLIVPAHHPWPDVIELSDLMIEPLILREEGSGTRMVLEGALMEKSLSVSDLNINMVLGNTEAIKHAVAAGLGVSFVSKCTIGKELALGLLRIVRVRGFSVMRELFIIRRENEDLSPYAERILRFLNKPMPIETPFSSTEK, from the coding sequence TTGTATTTAAGACAATTCAAGGTTTTTTTGGTAGCGGCTGAAAGAGAAAGTTTTACTCAAGCTGCAAAAGAACTTTATTTAACGCAACCTGCTGTGTCATTTCAGATCCAGGCATTAGAGGATTTTTTTGGTGCAAAGCTATTTAAAAGGACAGGAAGAAAAGTAGAACTTACTGATGCAGGGGATGCACTTTTGCCATACGCAAAAAAAATTATCGAAGCAATGGAAGAGTCCAAAAAAGCAATAGAACAAGTTGGCGCTGCAAAAACAGGTAAATTAGTAGTAGGCGCTAGCACAACTATAGGTATATATATATTACCCCCATTAATTGCGATATACAGGTCTAAATATCCTCAAACAATAATTTCTATAAGGGTAGAGAATACTGAAGGCATAGAAGAGGCGCTGTTGAGAAAGGACATAGATTTTGGCTTGATAGAAGGGTTTGTTAAAAGTTCTTATGTGAAAAGGGAGAAATTTAGAGATGACGAGCTTGTTTTGATCGTACCTGCTCACCATCCGTGGCCAGATGTAATCGAATTATCAGATCTCATGATAGAACCGTTAATTCTAAGAGAAGAGGGCTCAGGTACCAGAATGGTTCTAGAAGGGGCTTTAATGGAAAAGAGTCTTTCTGTGTCTGATCTTAATATTAATATGGTTCTGGGAAACACAGAGGCAATCAAACATGCGGTTGCTGCAGGGTTAGGGGTATCTTTTGTTTCAAAATGCACAATTGGCAAAGAGTTAGCATTAGGCCTTTTGAGGATCGTAAGAGTAAGGGGTTTTAGTGTAATGAGAGAACTTTTTATAATCAGAAGAGAGAACGAAGATTTGTCGCCATATGCTGAGAGAATTTTAAGATTTCTCAATAAACCTATGCCTATTGAAACGCCCTTTTCCTCTACAGAAAAATAA
- the dnaX gene encoding DNA polymerase III subunit gamma/tau, with product MYRKYRPTTFEDMVGQDVVKTVLENASKLDDPPHVYLFAGMRGTGKTTAARIFARALNCTSEGKKPCLKCESCKKFLEGSLDYVEMDAATHSSVEDARSLREMALIAPMSSRYRIFVIDEVHRLSPSAFDALLKIIEEPPPFSIFIFATTEPHKVPKTILSRVLRLDFSPVNTQLLASYLDKIASLEGYKLEKSLLLAIARRSEGSVRDSLSFLQQIFILFEKKSLSTKDIYSVLGIPDDEIISNMMNFIYKGDLSSLVNLIDSLRTSSFSPFAIVDSWIYFVLSKINTDTRPLKFIDRLIEAKSDLRYDPNPFMRFELEVYAIFSLLNRNVKINNDSDSKILEKKENIEEGIKKEDKVDINDINIKILANKITPPESFKEQKKVDLNIDQINKAYLKILEQIKNTNPLLHAKYVAAKPIKFEGNKITFGFSKKESRWHKEQFDSNKEEREMLRNMLSKELGFDVEITSEFIEKETKRDSKTKSSTLTFPDILQHFNAKEIKND from the coding sequence TTGTATAGGAAATATAGGCCAACAACGTTTGAGGATATGGTTGGCCAGGATGTTGTAAAAACTGTTCTCGAAAATGCTTCAAAGCTTGATGATCCTCCTCATGTCTATCTTTTTGCTGGCATGAGGGGTACAGGTAAAACTACTGCAGCAAGAATATTTGCAAGAGCACTTAACTGTACTTCAGAAGGCAAAAAACCCTGTTTAAAGTGTGAATCTTGTAAAAAGTTCCTGGAGGGTTCTCTTGATTATGTAGAAATGGATGCTGCAACGCACAGTAGCGTAGAGGATGCAAGGTCTTTAAGAGAAATGGCATTAATTGCCCCTATGTCTTCAAGGTACAGAATATTTGTAATAGATGAGGTGCATCGCTTGAGTCCTTCAGCTTTTGATGCCCTACTCAAGATAATTGAAGAACCGCCTCCTTTTTCGATATTTATCTTTGCAACAACTGAACCCCACAAAGTTCCAAAAACCATTCTTTCTAGGGTATTGAGGTTAGATTTTTCTCCTGTTAATACACAACTTTTAGCATCTTATCTTGATAAGATAGCCAGTCTTGAAGGTTATAAACTTGAAAAGAGTCTACTTTTGGCTATTGCAAGAAGATCAGAGGGTTCTGTTAGAGATTCACTTTCATTTTTACAACAAATTTTTATCCTTTTTGAGAAGAAGAGTTTATCAACAAAGGATATTTATTCTGTTTTAGGTATACCCGATGATGAAATTATCTCAAATATGATGAATTTTATATACAAGGGGGATCTTAGCAGCCTTGTTAACCTTATAGATTCTTTAAGGACATCGAGCTTTAGTCCCTTTGCAATTGTTGATTCCTGGATTTATTTTGTATTATCAAAAATTAATACCGATACAAGACCTTTAAAATTTATTGATAGACTTATAGAGGCAAAAAGTGATTTAAGATACGATCCTAATCCATTTATGAGATTCGAATTGGAAGTTTATGCTATATTTTCACTTCTAAATAGAAACGTGAAAATAAATAATGATAGTGATTCTAAAATTTTAGAAAAGAAAGAAAATATAGAAGAAGGTATAAAAAAGGAAGATAAAGTTGATATAAATGATATAAATATTAAAATTTTAGCTAATAAGATAACACCTCCTGAGAGTTTTAAAGAGCAAAAAAAAGTGGATCTTAATATTGATCAAATTAACAAGGCATATTTAAAGATTCTTGAACAGATCAAAAATACTAATCCACTTTTGCACGCAAAATATGTAGCTGCTAAACCCATAAAGTTTGAAGGTAATAAAATCACTTTTGGCTTTTCTAAAAAGGAGTCAAGATGGCACAAAGAGCAATTTGATTCCAATAAAGAAGAAAGAGAAATGCTAAGGAATATGCTTTCAAAAGAATTAGGTTTTGATGTGGAAATTACTAGCGAATTTATCGAGAAAGAGACTAAAAGGGATTCGAAAACAAAATCTTCTACTTTAACGTTTCCAGATATTTTACAGCACTTTAATGCAAAGGAAATAAAAAACGATTAG
- a CDS encoding YbaB/EbfC family nucleoid-associated protein: MIPGMKKAQQMLEKFQAELASLEVEAKAGGDLVRVVVTGDQKIKSITLDPSLKDEDLQTLADLVMVAVNNALEEVKEAGMKKMQKMGLPGLF, translated from the coding sequence ATGATTCCTGGAATGAAAAAGGCACAACAAATGTTAGAAAAATTTCAAGCAGAGCTTGCCTCTTTAGAAGTTGAGGCTAAAGCAGGCGGAGATCTTGTAAGGGTAGTTGTTACAGGCGATCAAAAGATAAAGTCTATAACACTTGATCCTTCTCTTAAAGATGAAGATCTACAAACTCTGGCCGATCTTGTGATGGTAGCTGTTAATAACGCTCTTGAAGAAGTAAAGGAAGCTGGCATGAAAAAGATGCAAAAAATGGGGCTTCCAGGCCTATTTTAA
- the recR gene encoding recombination mediator RecR: protein MKYPKPLSDLSHELSLLPGIGPKLALRLAFFISQRGEEKNLSLIEALRNLKNIKKCSQCNALSENDPCEICSDPSRNSEILCVVSDVRDLWKIESTKSYSGRYFVLNSLIIPLEGIDPEKAGMTKLFTLISTKKPKEIIIAFDFSIEGQTTSLYIKERLSTQRDQLGYMPQLTRLAIGLSMGDNLNNTDEFTISQAILHRQKM, encoded by the coding sequence ATGAAATATCCAAAGCCTTTAAGCGATTTATCTCATGAATTATCCCTTCTTCCGGGGATTGGGCCAAAATTGGCTTTAAGGTTAGCTTTCTTCATTTCTCAGAGAGGCGAGGAGAAGAATCTTTCTCTTATTGAAGCATTGCGAAATTTAAAAAATATAAAAAAATGCTCTCAGTGCAATGCTTTGTCTGAGAACGACCCCTGTGAAATATGTTCAGATCCATCAAGAAACAGTGAAATCTTATGTGTTGTCTCAGATGTGAGAGATCTGTGGAAGATAGAATCAACTAAATCATATTCTGGCAGGTATTTTGTTTTAAACAGTCTAATTATCCCACTGGAGGGTATTGACCCGGAAAAAGCCGGTATGACAAAACTCTTTACTTTAATTAGTACAAAAAAACCTAAAGAAATTATTATAGCGTTTGACTTCAGTATTGAGGGACAAACTACATCTTTATACATAAAAGAAAGGCTCTCAACTCAAAGAGATCAGTTAGGCTATATGCCACAATTAACTCGTCTTGCAATAGGACTTTCTATGGGCGATAACCTCAACAACACGGATGAATTCACTATTTCTCAGGCAATATTGCATAGACAGAAAATGTAG